A DNA window from Calliphora vicina chromosome 1, idCalVici1.1, whole genome shotgun sequence contains the following coding sequences:
- the LOC135956259 gene encoding rhodanese domain-containing protein CG4456, giving the protein MATYEEVKDVPNHPEVYLIDVRNKDELASTGALPGSINIPLSELGQAFELSDNDFKTQFNRAKPSQDAPLIFSCLKGGRAQKATDMALVQGFKNVKPYAGSWTEWAQKEGL; this is encoded by the exons ATGGCAACATATGAAGAAGTTAAAGATGTGCCTAATCATCCCGAAGTATACTTAATTGATGTAAGAAATAAAGATGAATTAGCTTCAACCGGTGCCTTACCCGGCAGTATTAATATTCCAC tgtctGAATTAGGCCAGGCCTTTGAATTGTCTGATAATGATTTCAAGACTCAATTCAATCGTGCCAAACCTTCCCAAGATGCACCATTGATCTTCAGTTGCTTAAAAGGTGGCAGAGCACAGAAAGCTACTGATATGGCCCTAGTTCAGGGCTTCAAAAA TGTTAAACCTTATGCTGGTTCATGGACCGAATGGGCCCAAAAAGAAGGCTTGTAA